One window of Neptuniibacter halophilus genomic DNA carries:
- the sohB gene encoding protease SohB, which produces MVEFFTDYGLFLAKSVTVVFAIIALVAGIAVVSSRSRKDAKHGDIEVIHFNDELLDMKEALEDAILDKEELKALHKAEKKKEKEEKKARKKNKQPEEEEAHRKRIFVLDFDGDVKASEVEPLRQEISAVLLLAEAEDEIVIRLESPGGMVHEYGLASSQIERIKRKQIPLTICVDRVAASGGYMMACLADKLLAAPFAIVGSIGVIAQLPNFHRLLKKNDIDYEVLTAGEYKRTLTVFGENTEKGREKFVQELEETHDLFKGFVQEYRPQVDINSVATGEIWFGKQALENKLIDELSTSDQYLMDAADQADIFIVRYEEKKSLQDKISDLAVDSGDRVLTRWWGRLTQARTWTR; this is translated from the coding sequence GTGGTTGAGTTTTTCACTGATTACGGTCTGTTTCTGGCTAAATCTGTCACTGTGGTTTTCGCAATTATCGCGCTGGTGGCTGGCATCGCCGTGGTCTCCTCCCGTTCCCGTAAAGATGCAAAACACGGGGATATTGAAGTGATTCACTTCAATGATGAGCTGCTGGATATGAAAGAGGCGCTGGAAGACGCCATTCTCGATAAAGAGGAGCTCAAAGCGCTGCACAAAGCCGAGAAGAAGAAAGAGAAAGAAGAGAAAAAAGCACGTAAGAAAAACAAGCAGCCTGAAGAGGAAGAGGCGCATCGCAAGCGGATCTTCGTGCTTGATTTTGACGGCGATGTAAAAGCCAGTGAAGTGGAACCGCTGCGTCAGGAGATCTCGGCCGTCCTGTTACTGGCAGAAGCTGAAGACGAGATCGTTATCCGTCTGGAAAGCCCCGGCGGTATGGTGCATGAATATGGTCTTGCTTCGTCTCAGATTGAGCGGATTAAGCGCAAGCAGATTCCATTGACGATCTGTGTTGACCGGGTGGCTGCCAGCGGTGGATACATGATGGCCTGCCTTGCAGATAAACTGTTAGCGGCACCATTTGCGATCGTGGGTTCGATTGGTGTTATTGCGCAGTTGCCGAATTTCCACCGCTTGCTGAAAAAGAATGATATCGACTACGAAGTGCTGACCGCCGGTGAATACAAGCGCACCCTGACCGTATTCGGCGAGAACACGGAAAAAGGGCGTGAAAAATTTGTTCAGGAACTGGAGGAAACCCACGATCTGTTTAAAGGTTTTGTTCAGGAATATCGGCCACAGGTCGATATTAATTCTGTTGCCACCGGTGAGATCTGGTTTGGTAAGCAGGCGCTGGAAAATAAGCTGATCGATGAGTTGTCTACTTCAGATCAATACCTGATGGATGCAGCGGATCAGGCCGATATCTTTATTGTTCGTTATGAAGAGAAGAAAAGCCTGCAGGATAAAATATCTGATCTGGCGGTCGATTCCGGTGATCGCGTGTTGACGCGTTGGTGGGGGCGCCTTACTCAGGCCCGCACCTGGACTCGCTAA